One part of the Oncorhynchus clarkii lewisi isolate Uvic-CL-2024 chromosome 7, UVic_Ocla_1.0, whole genome shotgun sequence genome encodes these proteins:
- the LOC139413879 gene encoding glutaminase kidney isoform, mitochondrial-like isoform X2 yields the protein MDKLQRSVSESCHDAMMDRELFHKCVGGNIVLLIQAFRKKFIIPEFESFVSKIDEIYNTVQKNHSGHVAVYIPHLAKFSPDLWGVSLCTVDGQRHSVGDTKQPFCLQSCVKPLEYAVAIHEAGTEKVHRYVGMEPSGLKFNKLYLDEEDKPHNPMVNAGAIVISSLIKPGSNKAEKFDYMMEFIKKMAGREYVGFSNATFQSEKETGDRNFAIGYYLKEKKCFPTGAEMIDALDFYFQLCSIEVTCESGSVMAATLAHGGICPITGERVLSAEAVRNTLSLMHSCGMYDFSGQMAFHVGLPAKSGVSGAVLLVVPNVMGVMCWSPPLDRVGNSVRGIHFCQELVSSFNFHNYDNLRHLVKKQDPRRQDGDDRNKSVVSLMFAAYSGDVSALRRFALSLMDMELKDYDSRTALHVAAGEGHVDVVRFLTDACKVNPFVKDRWGNIPLDDALQFGHSAVVKVLQDYQVACQEQERLPVADTIPIAPKLETVEGMV from the exons ATGGACAAGCTGCAACGCTCCGTATCGGAATCCTGTCATGACGCCATGATGGACCGGGAACTCTTCCACAA GTGTGTAGGTGGGAACATAGTGCTTCTGATCCAGGCCTTCAGAAAGAAGTTCATCATCCCTGAGTTTGAATCCTTCGTTTCAAAAATAGATGAAATCTACAACACTGTTCAGAAAAACCACAGCGGACAT GTAGCAGTCTACATTCCTCACCTGGCCAAGTTCAGTCCTGATCTCTGGGGTGTGTCCCTGTGTACAGTGGATGGACAGAG ACACTCAGTAGGGGACACTAAGCAGCCCTTCTGTCTCCAGTCGTGTGTGAAGCCACTGGAATATGCTGTGGCCATCCACGAGGCTGGGACAGAGAAGGTACACCGCTATGTGGGGATGGAGCCCAGCGGACTGAAATTCAACAAGCTCTACCTGGATGAGGAAG ACAAACCCCACAACCCCATGGTGAATGCTGGAGCCATTGTGATTAGCTCTCTTATCAAG cccggttCAAATAAGGCAGAGAAGTTTGACTAT atGATGGAGTTCATTAAGAAGATGGCCGGTCGAGAGTACGTGGGGTTCAGCAATGCCAC gtTCCAGTCGGAAAAAGAAACAGGCGACAGAAATTTTGCAATTGGGTACTACCTCAAAGAGAAGAAG TGTTTTCCCACTGGGGCAGAAATGATTGACGCGCTGGACTTCTATTTCCAG CTGTGTTCCATAGAGGTGACTTGTGAGTCTGGAAGTGTCATGGCGGCAACGCTGGCCCACGGGGGGATCTGCCCAATCACCGGCGAGCGTGTCCTGAGTGCCGAGGCTGTAAGGAACACCCTGAGTCTAATGCACTCTTGCGGCATGTACGACTTCTCTGGACAGATGGCCTTCCAT GTGGGCTTGCCTGCTAAGTCTGGGGTGTCCGGAGCAGTTCTGTTGGTGGTTCCTAACGTCATGGGAGTGATGTGTTGGTCTCCTCCGTTAGACAGAGTTGGAAACAGTGTCCGAGGAATACACTTCTGCCAG GAGCTGGTGTCTTCGTTTAACTTCCACAACTATGACAACCTGAGACACTTGGTCAAGAAGCAGGACCCTCGAAGGCAGGACGGGGATGATAGG AACAAGTCTGTGGTGAGCCTGATGTTTGCAGCCTACAGTGGAGATGTGTCAGCCCTCAGAAG GTTTGCTCTGTCATTGATGGACATGGAGCTGAAGGACTATGACTCTAGGACCGCGCTACACGTGGCTGCTGGTGAGG GCCATGTGGATGTGGTACGGTTCCTAACAGACGCCTGCAAAGTGAACCCCTTTGTGAAAGACCG GTGGGGCAACATTCCCCTGGATGATGCCCTGCAGTTTGGCCACAGTGCCGTGGTGAAGGTCCTACAGGATTACCAGGTGGCCTGCCAGGAACAGGAGAGACTCCCAGTGGCTGATACCATACCCATAGCCCCCAAACTAGAGACTGTAGAAGGCATGGTGTGA